In Oncorhynchus masou masou isolate Uvic2021 chromosome 11, UVic_Omas_1.1, whole genome shotgun sequence, the genomic stretch TTGCAGCCGGCCCATTTGCAGCAACACCATTTGCAGCAACACCATTTGCAGCAACACCATTCGCAGCAACACCATTGACTTCAGCCTGAAAAGAGAGATGGCTTCAATAGTTAACAATTGACAACAGAAGTAGCAACAGTCTAGAAGCCTTGTAAACAACATGTTCACCCTAAAGCAGGGATATTCAACCTGTTCTTGCCCATGGAATCCCTGCAGGTCCCATCATATGTTagcaaaaaaaaaagtgtattttttaTTGTCTACCATCAGCTGAATGGCAAGGAGAAGTTATCAACATATTATAATTGGAAGTGTAAACTAACAGCTAATAACTCATAAGATTGAAAGGTAACTCCAAACACATTGTCATTAAGAGCAGCTGTTCAAATAAAATATCCATGTCAAAAAAGCTTGCCAGCGCCACTTCCCACccattgactggtagcctattgactggtagcctattgactggtagcctgtTGACTGGTAGCCTGTTGACTGGTAGCCTGTTGACTGGTAGCCTGTTGACTGGTAGCCtgttgactggtagcctattgactggtagcctgtTGACTGGTAGCCtgttgactggtagcctattgactggtagcctattgactggtagcctgtTGACTGGTAGCCTGTTGACTGGTAGCCTGTTGACTGGTAGCCtgttgactggtagcctattgactggtagcctattgactggtagcctatgtGTGGGTGATTTTTCAAAGCCCATGTCAGAttctccagtgagtgtaatttgCTCAACAttaggagttgagaaataaaGTTGACGTCATCAGGAATAGGATATTCTATTTTCTACTGTAGGTATGtaattaaaatgttattttattttgccATATTCAAAAAACATTAAAATagaaatatatatgtattttttatatatatttattttttggcAGACCACCTGCAGTACTTCTGCGGACCCCCGATTGAATACCTTTTGCTCTAAAGTAAGTGGGATGCTGTTGAATCCAACAAATCAGTCAACATTATGTAAAGGAACAAACGAAAGATTTACGGTCTGCGACATGCATGCATTAGTCTTGGAAATTCCAGACcaacagtacattcagaaagtattcagacaccttgacttaacattttgttacgttacagccgtattctaaaaaaTTGAATAAGTAATTTTtacccctcattaatctacacacaatgccccataataacaaagtgaaaacaggttttaagaaaaatttaaacagaaatatcttatttacataagaattcagacccttcgctatgagactctaaattgagctcaggtgcatcctgtttccattgatcatccttaagatgtttctacaacttgattgaagtccacctgtggtaaattcaattgattggacatgatttggaaagacacatacctgtctatataaggtcccacagttgacagtgcatgtcagagcaaaaaccaagcaatgaggttgaaggaattgttggtaaagctccgagacaggattgttttgaggtacagatctggggaaaggtaccaaaaaaatgtctgcagcattgaaggtccacaagaacaaagtggtctccatcattcttaaatggaagagatttggaaccaccaactctccctagagctggctgcctggccaaattgaacaatcgggggagaatctcagactggggtgaaggttcaccttccaacaggacaacaaccctaagtacacagccaagacaatacaaGGGTGGCTtagagacaagtctctgaatgtccttgagtggtccagccagagcccggacttgaacccgatcgaacatctctggagagacaaaaaaaatagctgtgcagagacgctccccatccaacctgacagagcttgagaggatctgcagagaagaatgggagaaactctacaaacacaggtgtgccaagcttgtagcgtcacacccaagaagactcaaggctgtaatcgctgccaaaggtgcttcaacaaagtactgagtaaagtgtctgaatacttatgtaatgtgatatcagtgtgcaaagctgtcatcaaggcaaaggatggctactttgaagaatctcaaatatgaaatatattttgatttgtttaacacttttttttttggttactacatgattccatgtgttatttcatagatttgatatgttcactattattctacaattgggaaaaaaatagtaaaaaataaagagtaCTATAAAAGGTATTGTTTATCAATTTGGAAAaatgtgtcattatggggcagtgtgaagattgatgagggggaaaaaaacaacacaattgaatccattttagaatcgggctgtaacgtaacatcattcaaggggtgtaaatactttcagaatgtattgtattctagaacactgctaaCGTTGTGGGATGCAACCCATCTGCCTATGGACACTATGCATGTATATGTATTGGTGTCATGCATATTACAATGTGTGTCCTGACTTCCTCAGCATGTGTCGCCGGTCTGGGGCATGGTCACCGGAGATTGCTACAAGTGATGGCACGCTCCCCCAGTCCACAACCCAATAACAGGTGTATTACCTTGCATGCTCCATTGCTCATCACTGGACAACCATTGCTCTTTTCACTGGCTTTCACGTCACCAGTTCCTATGCCACTCTCCTTGACAGCTTTCCTTGTTGGCCAGAATCGGCTTATAATTGGACCAATGAATGGGTAGATGATTGGTTCAAGGAACCTCTTGTACACCCACAAGAGGACCGGAATGACGATGCAGGGAATGCAAACCATCACTGTAGCTACACGGGACAGGTCAAAGGGCAACCTGCAACAGAGGGAGCAGAGAAAACAAAGTCAAACATTAAACAAAGGTTGTTTCATTTAGTATGCTAAATGGCCGCTCTTATCCACATAGTGCCTAAAAGTTGTCCCTGTTGAATTGCACAGGAAGCAATAGTGGACTTTTTTAGACAAATAATATTATTGGCTTATCTCTGGTAAGAGGAAATGAGAACATGTGATATGGGGCAAGTAAACAAGATCACATTATGCACAGACAGTATGGCACATAGTCCCTGATGCTATCCCTTGCCTGAACAGCAACACTACTCATTTTTGAATAAAAAAATTACGGACCtcaacatgctttgtaagtagggaaaacctgcaaaatcggtagtgtatcaaatacttgttctccccactgtatcttaaCTTACTCTGCCGATTGTCAGTGGGTGGTTCTTATATCGATCTGAATTCCACAGGAaagtattattaaacagacttcCACATGCAAGTGTCTGTGTGGCTATCACGTGCACAAGACTGAAATACAAGCATACTAACTCAAGTCTTGCAGGTGTTTACAAGGTTTTGCGCATGTGAGCAAAATAGTATCTTAAACGGTTGTGTTTTGCAACAAAAACaagagagtttctattggacaaatttaagtatgtccctccctgtttcattcACTTTGCTTCCTAGTGAATATTGAGAAACAGTAATGGCATTTCCTGGCACTAACTCTGCCCTGGCTCGTTGGCCAAAGCCTATGGAGAAATTAATGGGTGTTTTGTTGGGTTTTTGGATAAACACCAAAAATAAGGTATGTAGTAAACCCAGGCTTAGGAGACCTCATACGTTTCGTTCTATGAGATCATCATCATCAGCcaacaaaacattttgtgaattTTTAAGCATTTTTGTCATTAAAACAAACACAAAGCTTTCAATaaaaaggtcatgttaactgactgatatatcatagaacaaaacgtatgAGATCTCCTAAGCCTTTGTTAAGCCGGTTGCATGCGTCCCAGTCGTATTATGTATTATGACATTTTTGTGATGCTTTTGTTTCTTCTGATGTTCCACAGGTTTTTTCCCACCAGCTGTTCGGACGAAAAAAAATGTTGAGGCAACTATAAGATTTGTAGCCGAAGTATACGCCCTTtcgtctgtgattggtcaacattAGGGGAGGGAACTACGGATGAGATTCTTCAATTAAGTTGTGTCATTCAACGAAAGAGAAGAGAGTGTGCAGCTAGGGCCTAAAGTCTGCAGTGCAGCTGGGGCCTACTGTCTTCAGCGCAGCTAGGGCCTACTGTCTTCAGCGCAGCTAGGGCCTACTGTCTTCAGCGCAGCTAGGGCCTACTGTCTTCAGCGCAGCTAGGGCCTACTGTCTGCAGCGCAGCTAGGGCCTACTGTCTGCAGCGCAGCTAGGGCCTACTGTCTGCAGCGCAGCTAGGGCCTACTGTCTGCAGCGCAGCTAGGGCCTACTGTCTGCAGCGCAGCTAGGAGGCTTTCTTTTTCCATTTTGGCGACCCCCAAATCAAAATGCACC encodes the following:
- the LOC135548109 gene encoding UPF0729 protein C18orf32 homolog; the protein is MDHSETSSFQYASAHNIETLPPWNVHSLLSRRKNHHIFRFRLPFDLSRVATVMVCIPCIVIPVLLWVYKRFLEPIIYPFIGPIISRFWPTRKAVKESGIGTGDVKASEKSNGCPVMSNGACKAEVNGVAANGVAANGVAANGVAANGPAANGPASPVSDKKTD